Proteins encoded by one window of Dehalococcoidales bacterium:
- a CDS encoding CoA transferase — MLSCYRILDLTTEKAFIAGRALSDFGAEVIKVESPGGDPARFRGLFYQDRVDPEKNLTWLAFNANKKSVTLDITTPQGKETFLALVKTADAVLESYAPGYLDSLGLGYKDLSAVNPGIVLTSISGFGQAGPYKDYKDPDIVVRALGGMVYTAGYDDRPPLTTSYEHTHTLGAMNGAAGTVIALIQRAHTGRGQHVDAVTQQALDIVCSAEIEGPYALFGQVPARHGRARASVTLKDGSTFYNTLLWPCKDGFIALNLLLNPTAAKNNHSMMEYLKKDGIDIGFLEGWDWEKKSWEHMTREQAEKLMDSLGKFFNNHTKDELLKLAIENRFQLGPCNNAADILKHPQLAARNFWKEIDHPEIGKLKFPGGAVVSSEKYVGPQRRAPHIGEHNDEILKKLNARISGAKEKTPVGANKKPFEGIKLVQLCWAGVGVYTCNYLSHYGATTIRVETATRPDPVRLFAPFAATNKPGEALGLERSAFFSITHTAPEMDIALNFKTAEGVAIFKKLVAWADVVAEGFPAGVMDKLGLDYEGLKKINPDIIMFRTCGYGHTGPMADQPGFGSILTAVTMMDNIVGWPDRAPVPPSTYYTDQLSPMYASLSIMAALDYRRRTGKGQYIDHSQVETGINYMTPLILDYQANGREFRTTGNKSGHAAPHGIYRCQGDDRWAAIAVTSDDEWRSFVKAIGGPGWAKDRKYASAADRLKYGDELDKLVEAWTLQYPPEAVETILQSAGVGAGTVADARDIDEDPQMNYYNFYREIDHPYMGRLRYYHPAPIKLSGAETAVGRPVLVGEHTDYICTRVLGMSQGEVDGLREKGVFQ; from the coding sequence ATGCTTAGCTGCTACCGCATCCTCGACCTTACCACAGAGAAAGCGTTTATCGCCGGGAGGGCGCTATCGGACTTCGGCGCGGAGGTAATCAAGGTAGAGTCGCCGGGGGGAGACCCGGCCCGCTTTAGGGGGCTTTTCTACCAGGACCGGGTAGACCCGGAGAAAAATCTCACCTGGCTGGCCTTCAACGCCAACAAGAAAAGCGTCACGCTGGACATCACCACCCCGCAGGGCAAAGAGACGTTCCTGGCACTCGTGAAAACGGCGGACGCGGTACTGGAATCCTACGCCCCCGGCTACCTGGACAGCCTCGGCCTGGGCTATAAAGACCTGAGCGCCGTCAACCCCGGCATCGTGCTGACCTCCATCAGCGGCTTCGGGCAGGCAGGCCCGTACAAAGACTATAAAGACCCGGACATCGTGGTGCGGGCGCTGGGCGGCATGGTCTATACCGCCGGCTACGACGACCGCCCCCCCTTGACGACGAGCTACGAGCATACCCATACCCTCGGCGCCATGAACGGGGCGGCGGGGACGGTGATTGCGCTCATCCAGCGCGCCCACACCGGCCGGGGACAACACGTTGACGCCGTCACGCAGCAGGCGCTGGATATCGTCTGCTCGGCGGAAATAGAAGGCCCCTACGCCCTGTTCGGCCAGGTGCCCGCCAGGCACGGCCGGGCGCGGGCTTCCGTCACGCTGAAAGACGGCTCCACCTTCTACAACACCCTGCTCTGGCCCTGCAAAGACGGCTTTATCGCCCTCAACCTCCTGCTCAACCCCACCGCCGCCAAGAACAACCACTCCATGATGGAATACCTCAAGAAAGACGGCATCGACATCGGCTTCCTGGAAGGGTGGGACTGGGAGAAGAAAAGCTGGGAGCACATGACCCGCGAGCAGGCGGAAAAGCTGATGGACTCCCTGGGCAAGTTCTTCAACAACCACACCAAGGACGAGCTGCTCAAGCTGGCCATCGAAAACCGCTTCCAGCTCGGCCCCTGCAACAACGCGGCGGACATCCTCAAGCACCCGCAGCTGGCCGCCCGCAATTTCTGGAAGGAAATAGACCACCCGGAAATAGGCAAGCTGAAATTCCCGGGCGGGGCGGTGGTATCCAGCGAAAAATACGTCGGGCCCCAGAGGCGCGCCCCGCACATCGGCGAGCACAACGACGAAATACTAAAAAAGCTCAACGCCAGGATATCCGGGGCGAAAGAAAAAACCCCGGTCGGCGCGAACAAAAAACCCTTCGAGGGCATCAAGCTGGTGCAGCTATGCTGGGCAGGTGTGGGCGTTTACACCTGCAACTACCTGTCCCACTACGGCGCCACCACCATCCGCGTGGAGACCGCGACGCGCCCGGACCCGGTAAGGCTTTTCGCGCCCTTCGCCGCCACCAATAAACCCGGGGAGGCGCTGGGGCTGGAGCGCAGCGCTTTCTTTTCCATTACCCATACCGCCCCGGAAATGGACATCGCGCTCAACTTCAAAACGGCGGAAGGGGTGGCCATCTTTAAAAAGCTGGTGGCCTGGGCGGACGTGGTGGCGGAGGGGTTCCCCGCCGGCGTCATGGACAAGCTGGGCCTGGACTACGAGGGGCTGAAGAAAATCAACCCGGATATCATCATGTTCCGCACCTGCGGCTACGGGCATACCGGCCCGATGGCGGACCAGCCCGGCTTCGGGAGTATTTTGACCGCCGTCACCATGATGGACAACATCGTGGGCTGGCCGGACAGGGCTCCTGTGCCGCCTTCAACCTATTACACGGACCAGCTTTCCCCCATGTACGCCTCCCTCTCCATCATGGCGGCGCTGGACTACCGCCGCCGCACCGGCAAGGGGCAGTACATCGACCATTCCCAGGTGGAGACCGGCATCAACTACATGACGCCGCTCATCCTGGACTACCAGGCGAACGGGCGGGAGTTCCGGACGACGGGCAACAAGAGCGGCCACGCCGCCCCGCACGGCATCTACCGCTGCCAGGGCGATGACCGGTGGGCGGCTATCGCCGTGACCAGCGACGACGAGTGGCGCAGCTTCGTGAAAGCTATCGGCGGGCCCGGCTGGGCCAAGGACAGGAAATACGCCAGCGCCGCCGACCGCCTGAAATACGGCGACGAGCTGGACAAGCTGGTGGAAGCGTGGACTTTACAGTACCCGCCGGAGGCGGTGGAAACGATATTGCAGTCCGCCGGGGTGGGCGCGGGCACGGTGGCCGACGCCCGGGACATCGACGAAGACCCGCAGATGAACTACTACAACTTCTACCGGGAGATAGACCACCCCTACATGGGGCGGCTGCGCTATTACCACCCCGCCCCCATCAAGCTATCCGGGGCGGAAACGGCGGTGGGGCGGCCGGTGCTGGTGGGAGAGCATACGGACTACATCTGCACCAGGGTGCTGGGCATGTCTCAAGGCGAGGTGGACGGGCTAAGGGAAAAGGGCGTGTTCCAGTAG
- a CDS encoding HNH endonuclease signature motif containing protein, with product MTPGDRNYLLRVARGKCEYCGDEIIGRGLQAEIHHIVPFSSRGSDNYHNLIVLCPNCHSKANHISKESFRLKIAYRLPKKTLVKNNAVKGLKSRKTSVKNTTNKENPPPKTTTKKKSPKTKKTTRVKPTLKNRKISTKKLSVKKTSPKKKSIKKISSKSKPARKK from the coding sequence GTGACTCCTGGGGACCGGAACTATCTTCTCAGAGTAGCACGTGGAAAATGCGAATATTGTGGTGATGAAATAATTGGGAGAGGATTACAGGCAGAGATACACCATATCGTTCCTTTTTCAAGCAGAGGTAGTGATAATTATCATAATTTGATTGTGTTATGCCCAAATTGCCATAGTAAGGCTAACCATATATCAAAAGAGTCATTTAGGTTAAAGATAGCCTATCGACTACCTAAAAAAACTTTGGTGAAAAATAATGCAGTTAAAGGCTTAAAATCTAGAAAGACATCGGTAAAAAACACTACCAATAAAGAAAATCCACCCCCAAAAACCACTACAAAGAAAAAATCCCCGAAAACAAAAAAAACAACGCGCGTAAAACCTACTCTTAAAAATCGAAAAATCTCAACTAAAAAACTTTCTGTAAAAAAGACAAGTCCTAAAAAGAAGTCTATTAAGAAAATCTCTTCTAAAAGCAAGCCGGCTAGAAAAAAATAA